The nucleotide sequence CCTTCTGTAATCTCTCTGTCCCTGTTCATATGTAATAGACCCTCAAAGAGGCAGGTGTAAATTCCTTCATAATTATTTGTGTCAACCTCTGGCATGTCTAGTTCTAACGGTAATTCACCGAAGTTACATATTATATAGTCCTTACTTTGAGGGCTGATATGCCTTTTCTCTATTACACAACCCGTAAGCATGAATATTGCAACAACTAACATATATATAAGCTTTTTCATAGCGGTCTCCTTTATCTCTATATATCCCTATAGTAAATTCTTAACAAATAAGGTGCATAATAAACATATGCACCTTCATTATTTAGGATAAATACTTGTACAATTTTAAGGTTTTTTCTTTAAGGATTTCCTCAGACCTTCTGCTCCATCCTAACTGACCTCTTCCAAACCTTGTCATATCCTCTAACTTTACCTTATTATCTGATCTTAATCTTCTTCTATAACTATTAATTATCTTCTGCTCAAAAACACCGCTAGTAATATATACACCTTTATTTATCCCATGTCTCTTTAGCATATCTAAAAATCGCTCATAATCTCCCATAAAAACCGTCGCCGTCTTATGGAACTTTATTATCAGCGCTTTCCTTCCCCGGTAAAGCTTTATCTCCAATACACCGGCATTTTTCAGTAAAATCTCATGTTGAATACCAAACTTCCAGCAGCCTTTAGTAAGGGACAAATAAAAAGTATCAACTTTCAAATTATTAATTATTTTTTTCAGTCTTATTATCTCTTTTTTTCTTACAGCACAATAAAAATTATCTACAACAGAAATCAATACTCCCCACCCTCATAGGTTTTTATAATAATATAATACTATATAATATTAGTAAATTATATGAGTAATCTTTTAATATAAATAGTAAATTTTAAAAATATAAAATTTGAAGCAATGATGTACTTATGTTATAATATTTCTGTAAAAATATGAAATATGTGGAGGCACAACCCTATGCTATTATTTTTAGAAATTATGGTGCTGTATTTATGGTAACCTTAATGTTTGTTGCCATATGGGGCTTTATAAGCCTTAATCAAATGCTGGGACAGATGAAATATAATAATTATTTGCTTGAAAAGCTAACCCAAAATGTACACATGCTTGCTGCTAAAGATTCCGCAGAAACATGCATAAGTAATTCTTCACAAGAAAAAGAAAAAAACACTGAACTATCCAAATATAAAAAATAGGACTCCTAAAAACTTAGGAGTCCTATTTTTCTAACTCTCTGACATCTGATTACTGATATCCCACCTCTGTTCTACCATACATCTCCATAAACCATAAAAAACACTGTTCCCAAAGCAAATATAAGACATATGCTGGAGTATGCCCATCTTCTTTTTCCTGAGCTAATATTATACATTTTTAAAGCCCATACCAGCATTGTACAGAATAGAGAAATCTGCAGTACTTTGTATGTATTGAAGTATTTTACATAACTTAGATTATATGTTGTGAGCCAGGTACATACAAGTGCAAAAATTGTGATTACTACAAGTATCCACCCTAAAAAATCAACTGTTTTTCTCACTCAAATCCCTCCATAACAGAATCTACCCCCTTAGCATCTCTTCAAAGGCTTCTTCTGTAAGAATATTAATACCCAATTCCACAGCTTTATCGTATTTTGAGCCCGCATCCTCTCCAACAATCACATAGTCTGTCTTTTTGCTTACGCTGCCGGAAACCTTTGCTCCCAGTGACTCTAATTTTCCTTTTATTTCCGTTCTGCTGTAGTTCTTGAGGCTTCCGGTAACCACCACTGTCTTGCCTTCAAAAGCATTTTTAACAACCTGGGTTTCCTGGAAGCTAGGCTTAACTCCAAGGCTTAAGAGTTCATCTATACTTTTTATTATTTTTTCCTGTGCAAAGAATTTTATGATACTATTAGCTACTATATCACCAATATCCTGCACCTGCAATAGGTCTTCAAAGGTTGCCTTAATTATCCTGTCTAAGCTTTTAAAACGCTTCACTAAATCTTTGGAAGTCTTTTTACCTACATTGGGTATTCCTAAGGAATATATAAAGGAAGCTAAGTCACAGTTTTTGCTCTTTTCAATGGCATCTAACAGATTTTGAGCCTTCTTCTCTCCGAACTTTTCTAAGGTCAGCAGTTCTTCTTTCTTAAGCCTGTAAAGGTCTGAGATGGACTTTATTTCAAGCTTTTCAAAGAGCTGTTCTGCGGTTTTTTCACTGAAACCTTCTATATTCATGGCCTCTCTGCTGGCAAAATGCACGATGCTCTTTACCATCTGGGGCTTACAGGACAGGGTATTTTCACAGAAATAATGTGCTCCTTCAAGTATAAGCTTACTGCCGCAATATGGACAATTTTCCGGAGGACTTATTTCCCTGGTGTCCTCCAGCGAGTCTTCAACCACTCCCATGATTTCAGGAATAACGTCGTTAGACCTTCTGACAAAGATCCTGGCGCCTATCCTTACTCCCTTTCTCTTTATATCATCCATATTATTTAAAGTTGCCCTTTTTACTGTAACCCCACCAAGTTCCACAGGTTCTAATATGGCAGTAGGTGAAACTCTTCCGCTTCTTCCCACATTCCATTCAACCTCCAAAAGCTTTGTTGTTGCTTCTAAGGCTTCAAACTTATAGGCAATGGCCCATCTTGGGAACTTAATGGTATAGCCTAATACCTCTCGGGTCCTTATATCATCTATGGCTATTACTATTCCGTCAATATCGTAGTTAAGGTCTCCTCTTATGCTGTCTATATAGTCAATTTCCTTTTCAATTTCCTCTACGGATTCACAAACCACTATGTAATCATCCATATAGAAGCCCATGTCCCTTATGAAATTTAACATTTCCATATAGCTTTTAAAGGGCCTTCCTTCATTATAGCCCACATCATAGAAAAAGGCTGATAGGTTTCTTCTGGCAGTTTCCTTTACATTTAGATTTCTAAGGGCACCTGCTGCACCGTTTCTCATGTTCTTCAGCGGCACCTCGGACTTCCTGTTGTACTCTTCAAAGGCCTCCTTGGTCATTATAGCCTCTCCATGTACTTCTATTGCGTAATTATAGGGAATTTTTAGGGGTAGTGTTTTAATTGTTTTTGCCTGGGCTGTAATATCTTCCCCTATTTCTCCGGTGCCCCTTGTGGCAGCCTTAACCAATACGCCATTTTCATCATATGTACAATTTACTGTAAGACCGTCAAATTTTTTTGTAATTACATATTTTAATCTAGGAAGCTTATCCTCATGAGTACTATTATACTCATTTATCAATCTTAAATTTCGGTTATGCCAGTCCCTAAGCTCCTCCACACTTTGGGCCTTATCCAGGCTCCACAACCTTGCCTTGTGGGTGTACTTCTGAAATTCCGGCAGCACCACATCTCCAACCCTTAAGGTTGGAGAGTAGGGTAATACCACACCGGTTTCTTTCTCAAGCTTTACAAGTTCATCATATAATTTATCGTATTCCTTATCAGATATGGTAGGGTTATTCAACACATAGTAATTGTAGGAATGCCTGTTGAGTTCCTCAGCCAATTCTTCCATCCGTTTCAATATCTCTTCCATATATATACCACCTTTTTATATTAATACTAAGGGTGTCATGCTTAACAAGAAAACCTTTATCCCCATGCTGTCAAAGGCTATGGTTAGCTTTACGTCGTTGTTCTCACTTTTAGCATTTATTATAGTTCCAACACCAAACTTAGCGTGTTTAACCTTTCTTCCTGGTACAGCCTCCGCTGCTGTCAATGCTGTTCCACCGCCTGACTGTGTAGAAACATTTTTCATATACTCCAACTTTTTACTTATACTTTCGCCACCTGAATTTGCATTAAGACTGTTTCTTAAAGAATGCGGATTATTATACTGACTGTTATAGGAAATACCATAGGAATTGCTGTAGGAATTACTATAACCGCTTCTTTCCACCACCTGTCTGGTTGTAAAGGCTCCTCCCCTATTTAGGTTTTCAACCAGTGAAGGTGAAATTTCGCTTATGAAATCTGAAGGTGCAAAGGCAGAAACTCTTCCAAAGACCCTTCGTATTTCCGCGGAGGTCATATACAGCTTGTGCATTGCACGGGTTATTCCTACATAGCAGAGCCTTCGGGATTCTTCCATTTCATGCGGGTTGTTCAAGGATGAATTTCCCGGGAAAATTCCGTTTTCCATACCCACCATGAATACTACCGGAAACTCCAGGCCCTTTGCGCTGTGTATGGTCATCATAACCAATGTATCCGCCTCTGCATCATAGTTATCTACATCTGCCACCAAGGCTGTCTTTTCTAAGAAGGCTGATAGGGACTTATCCTCGGAGGTATTTTCAAATTCTACCGCTGCAGAAACCAATTCCTTTAAGTTTTCTATTCTGCTTTCGTCTTCAATCTCCTTGGAAGCCTGCAGTTCCTTCATATATCCTGTATCTTCAAGGATTACACTAATAAGCTCCGATACGGAAAGCTGCTCCTTCATTATTTGAAGGTTATCCATTAAGCCCATAAATTTACTTATGGAAGTTCTTGCCCTGGCAGTCAAGTTAGGTACAAACTCCACATCCAGCATTACATTATATAGGCTATCCTCTATCTGGGCCCCATACTGAATAAGCTTCTCTACAGTGGTATCACCGATATTTCTCTTTGGAACATTGACAATTCTTTGAAGGCTTATATCGTCAGAAGTATTATTAAGCACCTTTAAATAAGCCATTATGTCCTTAATTTCTTTTCTGTCATAGAACTTATGACCACCTATGATTCTGTAGGGTAAATTCCTCTTAATAAAGGTGTCTTCAAAGATACGAGATTGAGCATTGGTTCTGTACAAAATAGCAAAGTCACGGTAACTTCTGCCTTCCTGGTCTATGAGTTTTTGTATCTCTCCCGCTACAAATTGAGCTTCATCAATATCAGAGGGTGCTCTGTAGATCTTAATCTTTTCTCCCTCGTCACTTTCCGTTCTCAATACCTTCTTCTTTCTTTCAGTATTATACTGTATTACACTGTTGGCAGCATTTAATATATTGGATTTGGATCTATAGTTCTGCTCCAGCTTAACAATTTTTGCTTCGGGATAGTCCTTCTCAAAGTCCAGGATGTTCCTAATGTCTGCCCCTCTCCACTCGTAAATACAGTTATGGACTGCAAGGCCACCGGCTATATACTGTCTTAGCTCAGGAATGCTTAAGTCATAAACAAAACCTTCATAATCTTCATAGGTCACTGACACTATAGTATCCTCTACCAGCTTACCATTGCTTTCTGTGACTATACTCATACCCTCTCTCAAGCTTCCAAAGGGCATAAAGTAGAAGGATTTGTCTTCAGTAAGCTTTGCCTTTCTCATAATGCTGAGGCCATCCATAGTTGACTGCAGCTTTCTTCCTAAAGCTTCTGCCTCATCATAGTTACTTATCTCAGTTTCCACTCG is from Clostridium thermarum and encodes:
- the ligA gene encoding NAD-dependent DNA ligase LigA, producing the protein MEEILKRMEELAEELNRHSYNYYVLNNPTISDKEYDKLYDELVKLEKETGVVLPYSPTLRVGDVVLPEFQKYTHKARLWSLDKAQSVEELRDWHNRNLRLINEYNSTHEDKLPRLKYVITKKFDGLTVNCTYDENGVLVKAATRGTGEIGEDITAQAKTIKTLPLKIPYNYAIEVHGEAIMTKEAFEEYNRKSEVPLKNMRNGAAGALRNLNVKETARRNLSAFFYDVGYNEGRPFKSYMEMLNFIRDMGFYMDDYIVVCESVEEIEKEIDYIDSIRGDLNYDIDGIVIAIDDIRTREVLGYTIKFPRWAIAYKFEALEATTKLLEVEWNVGRSGRVSPTAILEPVELGGVTVKRATLNNMDDIKRKGVRIGARIFVRRSNDVIPEIMGVVEDSLEDTREISPPENCPYCGSKLILEGAHYFCENTLSCKPQMVKSIVHFASREAMNIEGFSEKTAEQLFEKLEIKSISDLYRLKKEELLTLEKFGEKKAQNLLDAIEKSKNCDLASFIYSLGIPNVGKKTSKDLVKRFKSLDRIIKATFEDLLQVQDIGDIVANSIIKFFAQEKIIKSIDELLSLGVKPSFQETQVVKNAFEGKTVVVTGSLKNYSRTEIKGKLESLGAKVSGSVSKKTDYVIVGEDAGSKYDKAVELGINILTEEAFEEMLRG
- a CDS encoding UvrD-helicase domain-containing protein, with the protein product MDLRNLLNPEQYDAATTIKGPLLILAGAGSGKTRVLTYRIAHMIEDLGIYPSQILAITFTNKAAGEMKERVRKMVGDEVDNMWISTFHSSCVRILRREIDKLGYKKDFTIYDSTDQKTLIKQCMKEIGINEKDITDSEIIGRIGKAKDNLISADQFKRENQYSFRDNKIADVYLLYQKKLKSNNALDFDDLIFKTVELFKSNPEVLEFYQRKFKYIMVDEYQDTNKSQYEFISLLAKQHKNICVVGDDDQCLPEGTLINTDKGPVKIENITAGQSVCCAAGNGEITNATVEKVMKKEYKGLLVKVKTKSGKEVKVTPNHLTFAALNIIPEVHYVYLMYKSGMGYRIGQTQAIRSRYENQFDSGLAVRLNQEKADKMWIVKICSSKAEAVYYEQYYSVKYGIPTAVFHDKGRAISMNQELLDKLFKEIDSFSAGEKLMEELYLFPEYPHHFSSAVTRGETSRKIINISYFSCKKSESRGYYSHRVSFITSGEGERQRFTEAGFPVRAEKGKSWRVETEISNYDEAEALGRKLQSTMDGLSIMRKAKLTEDKSFYFMPFGSLREGMSIVTESNGKLVEDTIVSVTYEDYEGFVYDLSIPELRQYIAGGLAVHNCIYEWRGADIRNILDFEKDYPEAKIVKLEQNYRSKSNILNAANSVIQYNTERKKKVLRTESDEGEKIKIYRAPSDIDEAQFVAGEIQKLIDQEGRSYRDFAILYRTNAQSRIFEDTFIKRNLPYRIIGGHKFYDRKEIKDIMAYLKVLNNTSDDISLQRIVNVPKRNIGDTTVEKLIQYGAQIEDSLYNVMLDVEFVPNLTARARTSISKFMGLMDNLQIMKEQLSVSELISVILEDTGYMKELQASKEIEDESRIENLKELVSAAVEFENTSEDKSLSAFLEKTALVADVDNYDAEADTLVMMTIHSAKGLEFPVVFMVGMENGIFPGNSSLNNPHEMEESRRLCYVGITRAMHKLYMTSAEIRRVFGRVSAFAPSDFISEISPSLVENLNRGGAFTTRQVVERSGYSNSYSNSYGISYNSQYNNPHSLRNSLNANSGGESISKKLEYMKNVSTQSGGGTALTAAEAVPGRKVKHAKFGVGTIINAKSENNDVKLTIAFDSMGIKVFLLSMTPLVLI